A segment of the Mangrovimonas sp. YM274 genome:
AACAGTTCTTCTTCCGTACAAAGAAATGACTCCCTTAGCTATATTGCTACTAATCCAATTTCACAAGGATTTCCAATTTTTCACAATGAAAAAATTGCTCCAATAATACTAAGTGAAGAAGAATATCCTGGTGTAAAACGAGTGGCTTCCCACCTCCAAAAAGATCTGGAGGCCGTGACATTTTCCAAACCGGAACTTTTAATGGACATTCCTAAAAATGACAAGCACATCATTATTATTGGCAGTATAGATAGTCCAATCATTCAAAAACTTGCACACTCTGGAAAACTTGATATTACACCACTGAAAGACCGCTATGAAAAACACATCATCACAACCATTGAAACACCTTTTAAGGGTGTAGACAAAGCCTTGGTTATTGTGGGAAGTGATAAGCGCGGAACCATTTATGGCATGTATGACCTCTCCAAAGAAATCGGTGTTAGTCCTTGGTATTATTGGGCTGATGTACCTATTGTACAAAAAAAAGGTCTCTATGTAAAACCTGGAACGTTTTCCAAAGGAGAACCCAAAGTCAAGTATCGTGGCATTTTTATTAACGATGAAGCTCCAGCTTTAAGAGGATGGGCAAAGGACAAATTTGGCGGGTTTAATGCACTGTTTTATGATAAAGTCTATGAACTTATCTTACGAAATAAAGGCAATTATTTATGGCCTGCCATGTGGCAACCATCAGCCTTCGCCGATGACGATCCAGAAAACGCCCGATTGGCAGACGAATATGGCGTAGTGATATCAACCAGTCACCATGAACCCATGATGCGGGCACATGACGAATGGAAACGTTATGGAGAAGGTCCTTGGAATTACGTGACCAACAAAGAAAAACTACGTGACTTTTGGAGAGATGGGATTTTGAGAATGAATGACTACGAAAGCGTAGTCACTCTAGGAATGCGAGGTGATGGAGACGAAGCCATGGGAGAAGGCACGGCGATTGCTCTATTGCAAGAAATCATTTCCGATCAACGTAAAATCTTAACAGACGTGACCAAAAAACCTTTGGAAGACATTCCTCAGGTTTGGGCCCTCTATAAAGAAGTACAAGACTATTATGACAAAGGAATGCGGGTTGCCGATGACATTATGATTCTTTTTTGTGATGACAATTGGGGGAACGTTCGCATTTTACCCAAAAAAGAGGATATTAATTACAAAGGAGGATTTGGAATGTATTACCATTTCGATTTTGTAGGTGGCCCCGTATCTTACCGATGGTTAAACGTCACTCAAATTGAACGGGTATGGGAGCAAATGAACCTTTCGTATCAATGGGGCGTAAAAGATCTATGGCTCGTTAATGTTGGGGACATAAAACCCATGGAACTTCCCATTAGCTTTTTTCTGGATTTTGCTTGGAATGCCGAAGAAATCCAATCGAAAGACCTTCCCTCCTACTATAAAAATTGGGCAGCACAACAATTTGGGCCAACATATGCCAATGACATTGCCGAAATACTATCGCTCTACACCAAGTACAATGCAAGACGTACGCCTGAAATGCTAAAACCAGATACCTATAATATAAATAATTATAGGGAAGCAGATAGAATTATTGAGGAATATGATGCCTTGGTTGAAAAAAGCAAACGCATTTATCAAAACCTAGATGAGTCCTATAAATCGGCATTCTATCAATTAGTACTTTCCCCTGTTGAACTATGCAGTAATCTCAACAAAATGTATGTTGCGATAGGAAAAAATAGGCTATACCACCAGCAAGGAAGAAGTTCTACAAATATCTATGCTGAAAAGGCCAAGGACTACTTTTTAAAAGATTCCATATTA
Coding sequences within it:
- a CDS encoding glycosyl hydrolase 115 family protein, with product MKTIATYILNISVGLIFLCSIQANSSSSVQRNDSLSYIATNPISQGFPIFHNEKIAPIILSEEEYPGVKRVASHLQKDLEAVTFSKPELLMDIPKNDKHIIIIGSIDSPIIQKLAHSGKLDITPLKDRYEKHIITTIETPFKGVDKALVIVGSDKRGTIYGMYDLSKEIGVSPWYYWADVPIVQKKGLYVKPGTFSKGEPKVKYRGIFINDEAPALRGWAKDKFGGFNALFYDKVYELILRNKGNYLWPAMWQPSAFADDDPENARLADEYGVVISTSHHEPMMRAHDEWKRYGEGPWNYVTNKEKLRDFWRDGILRMNDYESVVTLGMRGDGDEAMGEGTAIALLQEIISDQRKILTDVTKKPLEDIPQVWALYKEVQDYYDKGMRVADDIMILFCDDNWGNVRILPKKEDINYKGGFGMYYHFDFVGGPVSYRWLNVTQIERVWEQMNLSYQWGVKDLWLVNVGDIKPMELPISFFLDFAWNAEEIQSKDLPSYYKNWAAQQFGPTYANDIAEILSLYTKYNARRTPEMLKPDTYNINNYREADRIIEEYDALVEKSKRIYQNLDESYKSAFYQLVLSPVELCSNLNKMYVAIGKNRLYHQQGRSSTNIYAEKAKDYFLKDSILTKQYHQLEDGKWDHMMSQTHIGYTSWNNPPVNKMPDVSVIKPQENAQLGYVIEHGIPLDSQKDNDDNSGLYSQSFSTFDPINNQNYYIEIFNKGLQTLNYTLDTQEKWIKLSSKGGSLQYEDKIFVTIDWNLAPKGKHFGQILIASNGKDFPVQVPIQNSPQKVSGFIENNGVIAIEAANYTNKHNSKDVQWIEVPNMGRTHAAMTMTPSNADKQELGKDTPYLEYEFTTFNTSDLKVETYLSPTLNYKKKEGLQFAIAIDQEAPQIINMNEGEDVPDWEYPAWWNNAVADHIKKKLSKHKNITAGTHKLRIWMMDPGVVFQRFVIDLGGLRTSYLGPPESIHVKK